The genomic region AGTAAAAGTTTTCCGCCTGTCCTTTACGCAATGCCCGCATGACTTCAATCCCCCTGATGGTGGCATATGCCGTTTTCATGGATTTAAATCCCAGCGTGGCGCCGATTATCCGTTTCAGTTTGCCGTGATCGCATTCAATGACGTTATTCCGGTACTTAATCTGCCGGTGTTCAACATCAGGCGGACACCGGCCTTCCCGCTTCAGTAACGCCAGGGCGCGACTATAGGTGGGGGTTTTATCGGTGTTGATGAGGCGGGGGCTCTGCCAGCCTTTCACGTTGTTCAGAATCTTTCCCAGAAAACGGTATGCCGCTTTGCTGTTACGGCGCGGGGAAAGATAAAAATCGATGGTGCGGCCTTTGCTGTCAACAGCACGGTACAGGTATGCCCATCGGCCGTTAACTCTGATATACGTTTCATCAAGATGCCAGGAGCAGAACCCTGAAGGGTTACGCCAGTACCAGCGCAGCCGCTTTTCCATTTCAGGCGCATAACGCTGAACCCAGCGGTAAATCGTGGAGTGATCAACGTTGACACCGCGCTCGGCCAGCATTTCCTGCAGCTCACGATAGCTGATGCCGTATTTACAGTACCAGCGCACTGCCCACAGGATGATGTCACGCTGAAAATGCCGTCCTTTGAATGGATTCATGTGCTGCTCCGTCAGCAAAAGGTGACGATGAGTTTATCACCTCCAGATTTTTGCAACAGTGCCACATAATCAGCGCTCATTTATATAATGATGTTATTTTAACATGTTAGGTGAATATATAAATTGAGTAATCATGATGATTTACTGCTGGGGTTCCTCCGCAAGCGGCACAGTGTCAGTAAACTGGTTGTGCATCTGATCTTTACGACGAAGTATCGACGTAAGCTATTTGACGGACAGATGATCGCTCAACTTCGTGAGGTTTTTGGCTCCGCTGCTGCAAAACTTGAATGCGAAATTATTGAGATGGACGGAGAGCCTGACCATGTGCATCTGCTGGTCGCTTACCCGCCAAAACTGGCGGTCAGTGTGATGGTCAACAATCTGAAATCAGTATCGTCGCGGCTGCTGCGCCAGCAAAACACACATTTACGGATGCAAAGTAAAACGGGGCTTTTGTGGTCGAGAGCGTACTTTGTCTGTAGCACAGGAGGGGCAACGATTGAAACGCTCAGAGTCTATGTTCAGAGTCAGTCAACGCCTAAATAACCGTAATATTAATTTATACGAGATGAAAGATAATAACAAAGACAGAATGACATCTGTAAAAAACCAGAGATCATCATAATTTTCTTGGTTGGCGTTACCGTGTAACCATTCTGCGAAGTGATTAGCTACATTCAGGCTGATAAACTTTGACGAATCAACGAGACTCGCAAACAGGCAAAACAGGACTGTTTTAGCTATTGCTGGGGCAAGTTTTTGCATAATCTCTGTTCCTTACTTCTATGGTTCCGCGAGCTTTTAGGTTTCTCATGCAGGGCACATCAATCAGAGGTGTTCGAAGCAAAACATTTCTCAGCATTGCAAAATCTGAGTTGCGAGACAGTGTCACACAACCTTCTGAGATTACTCCAGGATGTAGCCTGAAATTGCCTCGTTTTACACTGTTTATCCATGTCCAGTCGTCAATGCTCATGTCGTCTCGCCATAGTGCAAACCAGTCTGAATGTCCGAACTCTGCATGACGGAAAACCTTGTTAAATATGTCTTTTGAAGTCGATATTCCTTGCGAGAGTAAACCGCCTTGTGCCCGATCAACAATCCAATATTTCCCTACTGGGATAGGACCAACAGTTGGGATATGGGTGCAGGTGGCATGATTTCTGTTTTTGCCATTGCCGGAAAATGCCATAAAAGTTCCAATGCCCGGAAATTTGAGAGGTGCATATTCGGCACCGTTCAAATCAAAAGTACCATGTATTGCCATGATTCATTCCTTTGTGTTTATTTCTTCGGGTAAGTCTTTTGCCAAATCGAGCTGTATATATCGCTTGTAGAGGGCTACGGCACCATTTATTGTGGTATCTAGTTTCTCACCAATATTTTTCCATTTAAAGCCCATTTCGGGGTTCCGTGCCCATTTCCTCCAAAAGTCCCACCTTACTCAGCTATCACATTGAATTTTATTGAGAAATAGGTTCATTTTTAGCGAAAAACGCCGTAAACTCTTGCCCAATGCGGGCGGGGATATAAGCTGTGCCGACAACGGGTGTTATGGTAAATTCCGTGCGGTTTTGTGATGATGTGTCGGTTTGAATTGTCAGGATAAGGATATTGATGCAATGACTATGGATTTCAGTAAAGAGCGCCTTCTGGCATCGGGTTTTACGGCGAAGGAATTACAAAAACTTCAGAATAATATCGATAATTTGGTCGTGACGCAGATTTATTGATAATGATGAAGAGTAAGATACCAACCGATGATCTTATCGTGCATTTCCTCTGACTTCGAAAAGCAAATTGTTCTGCGGGTCAGTCGTTTGATATGTGTGCGAAGATTAAGATTATGCCGTTCTGTCCGTTGGGTATATTTCTTGCTCACCACGTGGCTTGTTGCACTTAACAGAACTTTATAAACCGGCCAGGCATCTGTCATATAAAAGGCAATGTTAAATTTGCTTAACAGGGCCGGCAATCGTCGCAGGGCCGGGGCATTTCTCGGGCCGAAGACGTGGGCCAGAGCACGTTTGCGGATACGGTCATAAGCATAGAACAACCACCGGGGATTGCTTTTACACCGCACGTAAGACCATTGTTCACCGGCTTCACAGCAGATAACAACCTCCGTTTCGGGGTCGATATTCTCAGCTACTTGCTTTGGCGAAATTTTTTTACGTGCCGCAGAACCGTATTGAGGCTGATAACGAGAACCCGTGCGGTATCGCGACATCCGTAACCATTCATGGCCATATTAACAATGGTCTGGTGTGTGTCTGGTTTGGCACCGGAGTAGCTAAAATTGAGCTGAAAGGTCTTTGAACAATGCTTGCAGATGTAACGTTGGGCACCGGATGCTGAATGTCCGTTACATCGTACAGCATGAGTTTCATTGCACTGAGGGCAGACGACATCAACTTTAGCCATATGTTACATCCAAAGCGCAAAGCATACGTGATCAGCAATTCTGCGTCACGACCGATAATTTCGGCGGCTCGTTTGAGGAGGTTGTCAGGGATTTAGCGAAAAGATTTAAAAGGATTTTTTTTATGATTATGTTTCTCTTTGTTTTTTTATTTATGTATTATTGTTTGAATCCATGAATGAGATCATCTCTTTTGGGCTATCTTTTGCCATTGTGTCTGTGCTTATTATATTTGCCAAGTTGATAAAGATTATCGGGGTTTAGTTTTTTCTGGCTCCGGCTAAACACCTCATCAGAACCAGTTCCCTGCCACCTTACGGCGTGGTTCGCCAAAAAATTCTCTCAAACGATCAGTAATCTAACACTCACCGGCTTAACAGGCAAGAATGTGAAATGTTCACATTTTTTCGCCGCGACGTTTAGTCTCAATCTGAATGAGTTTTTCTATCATTTCTCCCTGAGTTAACCCCTCTTGCTTGCATAAATGCAAAAGCTGGGCTTTCATCGGGTTTCGGATAAATACATTCACTTCTTTATGAGTTTCACGTTTACGTGCAATCGCGGCCAACTGCCTTTCAGTCGCTGACATCGGATTACCTTTGCGATAGGCACGTTTTTCTTTCGATGAGGAAGTTGCTGCATTTGTTGCTTGCGACATCTCTGCCTCCTCAAGGATCAAAAAAGGATCGTCCCGCAGAGAATACTACAGAATCGGTAAATCAGCGACTTAACTTTTATCGAAAAGGTGATCTGTGTTGGCGCACGGATCACCCCTGTCAGTGAGAGGCCACCTGTACGCCGTTATCAGTAAGTCGATTGCCAGTCTGTTCCCATTTCCCAGCGGGACTGCCAGTGAGACAGATACTGGCTGGCGATGGCGGGCATAAAGCGCATCACCACCACGTTCTCCGAATTTTTTCTCGCTCCTGCTCTGCTGAAATTATAACTGCCTGACTCAACCGTATGATTATCAACAATTAAAATCTTATCATGCCGGATAGGGAAGCGGTCGTTTGTCCTCAGCGGAATACCGGCATTCACAATCAGATTCATTGCCGCCATGCTGGCCCTGTTGCGGTTGCCTTTCTCGTCGATAACGATTTTTACATCCACGCCCCGCTGATGCGCGGCAATAAGCGCTTTCATCACGTCCGGATCGGTGAAGGACCAGGCCATCATCCGGATACTCTGCTGTGCGGAACCGATGGTATTCAGCACCAGAAGGCGACCTGTCCCTTCAGGAGAAAAACCCACCTGAATATCCGGAGCCGTCGATATCCCCGCGACGGCGAGGAAGGGCAGTGAAGAGAGCAGGGGAAGGCAAAGAAAGCTGGCCCTGACCAGTTTTCCGTAAGAAAATAACATCATCTTGATTCCTTTGGATTTTTAACAGGAACGCTGGAAACGGGTAAAACTTGCTTTTACCCGTTTCCGGGGTTGACCAACTGAGCGCAGCGAAGGCGGTAGCCCTGCTCCCGGATGAGGAGGCAATATGCTATTCTTCCGCGCGACGAAAAAATGGAGTGGTACTGGTTGACTGTCTTTTATCAGAAACGCCCGACTGAAGAACTGGCGCATCTGGCATTGTGCCTGCTGGTTGCAGTAAAGCTGTCGCAGAAGCAGGGCAAAATTCGCACAGATTTGCAGATACACATGTTCATCATGCAGTGGCTGACAACAGCACAGAAACGCAAGCTGTTCCCCCGCTCGGTCGCACAGGACATCCTCTGGCTTATTAATGAGGGAGGGGTGCGTTTGGATATCGGAAAATATTGTACGTTAAGCCTATTTTTTGAACAGGCTTAACTATCGCGGTAGAGTGTACCCTGACGCAATAGTAAAAACGTGACGGCACACAATGCATGCAATAACCTATATGCGATAGTACGGTGAAAAAATGTTCATCAGAGCTTATTTGAGGGCATCGACGGAAGATCAGTTCGCCGATCAGGCAAAAGAGATGCTGGAGCAGTTCGCCCAGGAACAAGGTCATAAAATCGCCAGTTACTATAGGGAGAACATCAGCGGTACAAAACTTGACCGCCCGGAACTGGGACGCTTACTGATGGACAGTCACCGCAATGATATTTTGCTGGTCGAGCAAATTGACCGCCTGACCCGTCTGAGCAACAGCGACTGGATGACGCTGAAAAAGCAGATAGAACAACACGAGCTGCGGATTGTCAGTCTGGATGTCCCCACCTCATGGCAGGCACTATCAGATAAAGATCCTTCGCAGGCTGACCCAATCACCCGCTTCGTGATAACCGCCATCAATAACATGCTTATCGACCTGATGGCCGCGATGTCGCATAAGGACTGGCTGAATCGCCGCCAGCGGCAAAAACAGGGAATTGAACGTGCGCATACACTGGGAAAATACCGGGGAAAACAGGCTGATCAGGAACGGGACCAGAAAGTCCTGTACTACAGACAGGTGAAAAAACTCAGTATTCGTGAAACCGCAGAGGCCACCGGGTACAGCTGCTCTCAGATATGCCGAATTCAGGCACTCTACAGAAATAAAGTCATTTTCTAACAGAAATTTTTTTTGATGATGATAAAAAAGGGGGTTAAAAGCCAGTTACGAATACGAAAGGAATCCTATGCCCCCTGTAAACCCACCAAACCCCACCTCATCAAACAATATATCCTGGGTATCCAGGGATAGTTCAAATCCGGAAGACCAGGATATCTGGTTTGACGCCATCGACCACATTGAAATGGAAGAGGCCTGGTTTGAGGGGGCTGAAGCCTTTGACATTCATGAAGAACATCAGACTGCCCCGTCATCTTCTGCCGGAGAAGCCGCAGATTCCCGGGTTCCGTTCACGGAAGACTGTCGCCGCGGCGTTCAGCAGCTTGTTCGTACCCTGGGAGAATACGGGGAGAGCAGAATGCTTTCTGCCTGCCTTTCTAAAATACTTCCCGGCACCCCGACTAGTCTCGTTATCGCAGCAAACAGTCTGTATACCGCAGTGACTGAACGACGGAATATTGATACTGCAGTACTGCATACTCTCGGGCTGGCATCCTGTTACCTTCCTGAGAATATTAATATTGTATCCCGGCTGGCATCCTTTCTCAGGGATACCGTTACCGGGTGGACAGATGAGACTTTTCTGCAGCAGTTTCTGGGAAACGAAGAAAATCACACATCCACCCACCTGTTTACAGCCCTTGCGATAACGGCCATTGTGGCAGGACGCTGGATGAAAGACGAAGGGCCCCCGCAGCGCGGTGTTCTGAAGGTCCCGGCCTTTATGGCTAATATTTTTATCCGCGCCAGTCATTACTGGACAGCGCTGGGAAATATGGCGGGCAGTCTCCCATCCGGCACAGCAATCCCGGAAAATACCGGCACATCACAACCCGCTCCCGCTTTTGAGGTCGATACGCAGATGGAAATGACCGAAGATGTATGTGATGCCACAGCTTCCGGCACCTCAGCACCACGGCTCACCGCATTCTCGTCAAATTCAACTGCCCGTCCTGAGGCTTACACCCATGCGACGGTACAGAACAGGCCCGCTCCTGCGTCCGGGAAAAATACCCGTATCTCTGTACCTGAACAGACACATTATCTGGCTGTGGAGAAACTCCGGCAGGAAAGCGGTCTTTCAGACCTGTTATATTGTGCGACCAGTAAAACTGAGAGCCGCCAGCAAACAAACGAAAATATTATTACCAGCACGTATTTCAATACAAAATGTGATGCCACCGATTATCCTGAACCGTTGACGAAAGGGGCTGATAGCATACCTGTTCACACAGACATAACGGAAACACA from Erwinia tracheiphila harbors:
- a CDS encoding IS6 family transposase — its product is MNPFKGRHFQRDIILWAVRWYCKYGISYRELQEMLAERGVNVDHSTIYRWVQRYAPEMEKRLRWYWRNPSGFCSWHLDETYIRVNGRWAYLYRAVDSKGRTIDFYLSPRRNSKAAYRFLGKILNNVKGWQSPRLINTDKTPTYSRALALLKREGRCPPDVEHRQIKYRNNVIECDHGKLKRIIGATLGFKSMKTAYATIRGIEVMRALRKGQAENFYYGHPLGEMRLVSRFFEI
- a CDS encoding replication regulatory protein RepA gives rise to the protein MSQATNAATSSSKEKRAYRKGNPMSATERQLAAIARKRETHKEVNVFIRNPMKAQLLHLCKQEGLTQGEMIEKLIQIETKRRGEKM
- the tnpA gene encoding IS200/IS605 family transposase; this translates as MSNHDDLLLGFLRKRHSVSKLVVHLIFTTKYRRKLFDGQMIAQLREVFGSAAAKLECEIIEMDGEPDHVHLLVAYPPKLAVSVMVNNLKSVSSRLLRQQNTHLRMQSKTGLLWSRAYFVCSTGGATIETLRVYVQSQSTPK
- a CDS encoding DUF2913 family protein, with the translated sequence MTVFYQKRPTEELAHLALCLLVAVKLSQKQGKIRTDLQIHMFIMQWLTTAQKRKLFPRSVAQDILWLINEGGVRLDIGKYCTLSLFFEQA
- a CDS encoding IS1 family transposase (programmed frameshift) gives rise to the protein MAKVDVVCPQCNETHAVRCNGHSASGAQRYICKHCSKTFQLNFSYSGAKPDTHQTIVNMAMNGYGCRDTARVLVISLNTVLRHGKKISPKQVAENIDPETEVVICCEAGEQWSYVRCKSNPRWLFYAYDRIRKRALAHVFGPRNAPALRRLPALLSKFNIAFYMTDAWPVYKVLLSATSHVVSKKYTQRTERHNLNLRTHIKRLTRRTICFSKSEEMHDKIIGWYLTLHHYQ
- a CDS encoding phospholipase D family nuclease; its protein translation is MMLFSYGKLVRASFLCLPLLSSLPFLAVAGISTAPDIQVGFSPEGTGRLLVLNTIGSAQQSIRMMAWSFTDPDVMKALIAAHQRGVDVKIVIDEKGNRNRASMAAMNLIVNAGIPLRTNDRFPIRHDKILIVDNHTVESGSYNFSRAGARKNSENVVVMRFMPAIASQYLSHWQSRWEMGTDWQSTY
- a CDS encoding DUF2778 domain-containing protein — protein: MAIHGTFDLNGAEYAPLKFPGIGTFMAFSGNGKNRNHATCTHIPTVGPIPVGKYWIVDRAQGGLLSQGISTSKDIFNKVFRHAEFGHSDWFALWRDDMSIDDWTWINSVKRGNFRLHPGVISEGCVTLSRNSDFAMLRNVLLRTPLIDVPCMRNLKARGTIEVRNRDYAKTCPSNS
- a CDS encoding recombinase family protein, whose product is MFIRAYLRASTEDQFADQAKEMLEQFAQEQGHKIASYYRENISGTKLDRPELGRLLMDSHRNDILLVEQIDRLTRLSNSDWMTLKKQIEQHELRIVSLDVPTSWQALSDKDPSQADPITRFVITAINNMLIDLMAAMSHKDWLNRRQRQKQGIERAHTLGKYRGKQADQERDQKVLYYRQVKKLSIRETAEATGYSCSQICRIQALYRNKVIF